In Paracoccus sp. N5, a single window of DNA contains:
- the tssB gene encoding type VI secretion system contractile sheath small subunit: protein MASDKATDFIKRNRPPRVNISYEDPYDSEKMVELPFVMGVMADLSGNASEVEKPEMEERDFVDVTAATLDDYMKSVAPGASFNVQNKLGGEGRLGVSLTFESMDDFNPAAVARQIPALKKLLEARQHLANLQRYMNSKPKAQEQIRKLLNDPELMAALAERETSKSAEEEDN, encoded by the coding sequence ATGGCTTCGGACAAGGCGACCGATTTTATCAAGCGCAACCGCCCGCCTCGGGTGAATATTTCCTACGAAGACCCCTATGACAGCGAGAAGATGGTCGAGCTGCCCTTCGTCATGGGCGTCATGGCCGACCTGTCGGGCAATGCCTCCGAGGTCGAGAAACCCGAGATGGAAGAGCGCGACTTCGTCGATGTGACCGCCGCGACGCTGGACGACTACATGAAGAGCGTGGCCCCCGGCGCCAGCTTCAACGTCCAGAACAAGCTGGGCGGCGAGGGCCGGCTGGGCGTCTCGCTGACCTTCGAAAGCATGGACGACTTCAACCCGGCCGCCGTCGCGCGCCAGATCCCGGCGCTGAAGAAGCTGCTGGAGGCGCGTCAGCACCTGGCGAACCTGCAACGCTACATGAACTCGAAGCCCAAGGCGCAGGAGCAGATCCGCAAGCTTCTGAACGACCCCGAACTGATGGCCGCCCTGGCCGAGCGCGAGACGTCGAAATCGGCCGAGGAAGAGGATAACTGA
- a CDS encoding type VI secretion system tube protein Hcp gives MAVDIFLKLSNNIKGESQDDTHRDEIDVLAWNWGLTQSGTTHVGSGGGGGKVNVQDITLTKYVDLATNDLIKRCTNGEHIEDGELIVRKSGGAAPVEYFRIKMSKIMITSYSTGGAKDGLDRIQETLTLNFRKFEVAYTLQEDTGAAGAETLAGWDIAENKEWSA, from the coding sequence ATGGCTGTCGATATCTTTCTGAAACTTTCCAACAACATCAAGGGCGAATCCCAGGACGACACCCACCGCGACGAGATCGACGTGCTGGCCTGGAACTGGGGCCTGACCCAGTCGGGCACCACCCATGTCGGTTCGGGTGGCGGCGGCGGCAAGGTCAACGTGCAGGATATTACCCTGACCAAATACGTCGACCTGGCCACCAACGACCTGATCAAGCGCTGCACCAACGGCGAGCACATCGAGGATGGCGAGCTGATCGTGCGCAAGTCGGGCGGCGCGGCTCCGGTCGAATATTTCCGCATCAAGATGAGCAAGATCATGATCACCAGCTATTCGACTGGTGGCGCCAAGGACGGTCTTGACCGCATCCAGGAAACCCTGACCCTGAACTTCCGCAAGTTCGAGGTGGCCTATACCCTGCAAGAGGACACCGGGGCCGCCGGCGCCGAGACCCTGGCCGGCTGGGACATCGCCGAGAACAAGGAGTGGAGCGCCTAA
- the tssE gene encoding type VI secretion system baseplate subunit TssE, with product MSLMHIFRDSARRRDSRDPGRRYTEGERDLTLMSQKHREGASEESLRRNLVLDLASLMNTVRLDVCTDLSDTPRVRDSVVNHGLPDMDTLWRDHRTPMDLAQAIREALIRNEPRLRAETLEVRVEDLDPGPDQRVTFEILAEMISDPTDIAVQFYAEVDPAAGKIAMKRMQAEP from the coding sequence ATGTCCCTGATGCATATCTTTCGCGATTCCGCCCGCCGGCGCGATTCGCGCGACCCCGGCCGCCGCTATACCGAGGGCGAGCGCGACCTGACCCTGATGAGCCAGAAGCACCGCGAGGGCGCGAGCGAGGAATCCCTGCGCCGCAATCTGGTGCTGGACCTGGCCAGCCTGATGAACACCGTCCGGCTGGACGTCTGCACCGACCTTTCGGACACGCCGCGCGTGCGCGATTCCGTCGTCAACCACGGCCTGCCCGACATGGACACGCTGTGGCGCGACCATCGTACGCCGATGGACCTGGCCCAGGCCATCCGCGAGGCGCTGATCCGCAACGAGCCGCGCCTGCGCGCCGAGACGCTGGAGGTGCGGGTCGAGGATCTGGACCCCGGCCCCGACCAGCGCGTCACCTTCGAGATCCTGGCCGAGATGATCTCGGACCCGACCGACATCGCGGTGCAGTTCTATGCCGAGGTCGACCCCGCCGCCGGCAAGATCGCCATGAAACGCATGCAGGCCGAGCCATGA
- the tssF gene encoding type VI secretion system baseplate subunit TssF, protein MRKAFRDAYERELDMLYERSAEFAEEFPGLAERLGGVLRENIDPTIAGLLEGSAFLAARVQLKLDEEFRDFTTELLEQIFPDALAPIPSCMIVEAAPLSRRNEGPQVFKRGEYLDARFRDAEKRVACRFSLTSDLVVLPLAVAGLTYHDQTTTLGGLGQDPDPATRAGLQIDLARTDGEAMGLNAPDVLTFHLTADHVRAIAAYEQIHCNLTRVSLRWLMPNGDPAFLRLREGQVEQIGFTREELLFDRDGRLFEGFAILRDFFAFPRKFMGFRLTDMRSALSRIPAGEVQLVLEFDRANDELARQIQPRDIRLNCAPAINLFEESSNQVRLDDKRHEYVVTPDSSPITHYEIQRILRVQASYGTAHDRVDVHPLYALPQGGAPRAAYYHTTRRKPRRLTETERRTGQRHDYRGTETFIAIYEPPESVVGRRAQRLHIRALCSNRHLPAVLPLAGSDDFAMVSDQALSLTCVNGPTPPREAMTEVERGGPHRMRQGDVYWRLISYLSLNHFGLDDRFGRDGAASLREILTLFADASDHVTEVQIAGLTGLAVRPITRSIRRPEGIFPARGLELVLSFDETAFEGSGIILLGAVLDRFLAEYASINSFTQTVIASRQRGILKRFPPRTGMGPLI, encoded by the coding sequence ATGAGAAAAGCCTTCCGCGACGCCTATGAGCGCGAGCTGGACATGCTCTACGAGCGCTCGGCCGAATTCGCCGAGGAATTCCCCGGCCTCGCCGAACGCCTGGGCGGCGTCTTGCGCGAAAACATCGACCCGACCATCGCCGGCCTGCTGGAGGGCTCGGCCTTCCTGGCCGCCCGGGTGCAGCTGAAGCTCGACGAAGAGTTCCGCGACTTCACCACCGAGTTGCTGGAGCAGATCTTTCCCGATGCGCTGGCGCCGATCCCCAGCTGCATGATCGTCGAGGCCGCGCCGCTGTCGCGCCGGAACGAGGGGCCGCAGGTCTTCAAGCGCGGCGAATACCTGGACGCGCGCTTTCGCGATGCCGAAAAGCGGGTGGCCTGCCGCTTCAGCCTGACCTCGGACCTGGTGGTGCTGCCGTTGGCGGTCGCGGGCCTGACCTATCACGACCAGACCACGACGCTGGGCGGGCTGGGCCAGGATCCCGACCCGGCGACCCGCGCCGGCCTGCAGATCGACCTTGCCCGCACCGATGGCGAGGCGATGGGGCTGAACGCGCCCGACGTGCTGACCTTTCACCTGACCGCCGATCATGTCCGCGCCATCGCCGCCTATGAGCAGATCCATTGCAACCTGACCCGCGTTTCGCTGCGCTGGCTGATGCCGAACGGCGACCCGGCCTTTTTGCGCCTGCGCGAGGGCCAGGTCGAGCAGATCGGCTTCACCCGCGAGGAACTGCTTTTCGACCGCGACGGCCGGCTGTTCGAGGGTTTCGCCATCCTGCGCGATTTCTTCGCCTTTCCGCGCAAGTTCATGGGCTTCCGCCTGACCGACATGCGCAGCGCGCTGTCCCGCATCCCGGCGGGCGAGGTGCAGCTGGTGCTGGAATTCGACCGCGCCAATGACGAGCTGGCGCGCCAGATCCAGCCGCGCGACATCCGGCTGAACTGCGCGCCGGCGATCAACCTGTTCGAGGAAAGCTCGAACCAGGTGCGGCTGGACGACAAGCGCCACGAATATGTCGTGACCCCGGATTCCAGCCCGATCACCCATTACGAGATCCAGCGCATCCTGCGCGTGCAGGCCAGCTATGGCACCGCGCATGACCGCGTCGATGTGCATCCGCTTTACGCCCTGCCGCAGGGCGGCGCGCCGCGCGCGGCCTATTACCACACCACCCGCCGCAAGCCGCGCCGCCTGACCGAGACCGAGCGCCGCACCGGCCAGCGCCACGACTATCGCGGCACCGAGACCTTCATCGCCATCTACGAGCCGCCCGAGTCGGTCGTCGGCCGCCGCGCGCAGCGGCTGCATATCCGCGCGCTTTGTTCCAACCGGCACCTGCCGGCGGTGCTGCCGCTGGCGGGCTCGGACGATTTCGCCATGGTCTCGGACCAGGCGCTGTCCCTGACCTGCGTGAACGGCCCGACGCCGCCGCGCGAAGCGATGACCGAGGTCGAGCGCGGCGGCCCGCACCGCATGCGGCAGGGCGACGTCTATTGGCGGCTGATCTCCTATCTGTCGCTGAACCACTTCGGCCTCGACGACCGTTTCGGCCGCGACGGTGCCGCCAGCCTGCGCGAGATCCTGACGCTGTTCGCGGATGCCTCGGACCATGTGACCGAGGTGCAGATCGCCGGGTTAACCGGGCTGGCGGTGCGGCCCATCACCCGCTCGATCCGCCGGCCCGAGGGCATCTTTCCGGCCCGCGGGCTGGAGCTGGTGCTGAGCTTCGACGAAACCGCCTTCGAGGGCAGCGGCATCATCCTGCTGGGCGCGGTGCTGGACCGTTTCCTGGCCGAATATGCCAGCATCAACAGCTTCACCCAGACGGTGATCGCCAGCCGCCAGCGCGGCATCCTCAAGCGCTTCCCGCCCCGCACCGGCATGGGGCCGCTGATATGA
- the tagH gene encoding type VI secretion system-associated FHA domain protein TagH — protein sequence MTLTLQIENFHVLDDGGPVSVAVPQRGLQVGRRSGMDWVLPDASRHISGHHFDVGFEEGRWLLRDRSTNGTFLQGHRHRLDGAHVLRHGDRFQVGQYVIVALFDQPAAAPMTPGSLPEHRVDSPVDEPVVDDPWALAPAPAPIDVTPPSEIRRGPDFASDFMAFPSPPPEAAPAPMAPVPAPAPPAEDPSAVLRAFCEGAGLSPDLARNVAAEDLARALGQALSAVAGQVMAGLQDRAAARHFTRSAERTMRGASDNNPLKFLPDAGEALEALFLRPRAGFLTGAAGFDAALGDLRRHQTALFAALQPALLGLVGDLAPERIEGEVKGGGLMGNRKAKAWDEYVARWDARTASENGILDEFLRLFAEAYRKAHDGGPGGGAP from the coding sequence ATGACCCTGACCCTGCAAATCGAGAACTTCCATGTGCTGGACGACGGCGGCCCGGTCAGCGTCGCCGTGCCGCAGCGCGGGCTTCAGGTCGGGCGCCGCTCGGGCATGGACTGGGTGCTGCCCGACGCCAGCCGCCACATCTCGGGCCATCATTTCGACGTGGGGTTCGAGGAGGGGCGCTGGCTGCTGCGCGACCGCTCGACCAACGGCACCTTCCTGCAAGGCCATCGCCACCGGCTGGACGGGGCGCATGTCCTGCGCCACGGCGACCGCTTCCAGGTCGGGCAATATGTCATCGTGGCGCTGTTCGACCAGCCGGCCGCGGCGCCGATGACGCCGGGCTCGCTGCCCGAGCATCGCGTGGACAGCCCGGTGGACGAGCCGGTGGTCGACGATCCCTGGGCGCTGGCCCCGGCACCCGCGCCCATCGACGTGACGCCGCCCTCCGAGATCCGGCGCGGCCCGGATTTCGCCAGCGACTTCATGGCCTTTCCCAGCCCGCCGCCCGAAGCGGCCCCCGCGCCGATGGCGCCCGTCCCGGCCCCTGCGCCCCCGGCCGAGGATCCGTCCGCCGTGCTGCGCGCCTTTTGCGAGGGCGCGGGCCTGTCGCCCGACCTGGCGCGCAATGTCGCGGCCGAGGATCTGGCCCGCGCGCTTGGCCAGGCCCTGAGCGCCGTCGCGGGCCAGGTCATGGCCGGGTTGCAGGACCGGGCGGCGGCGCGGCATTTCACCCGCTCGGCCGAGCGCACCATGCGCGGCGCCAGCGACAACAACCCGCTGAAATTCCTGCCCGATGCCGGCGAGGCGCTGGAGGCGCTGTTCCTGCGCCCGCGCGCCGGCTTCCTGACCGGCGCCGCCGGTTTCGACGCGGCGCTTGGCGACCTGCGCCGCCACCAGACCGCGCTTTTCGCCGCGCTGCAACCGGCGCTGCTGGGCCTGGTCGGCGATCTCGCGCCCGAGCGGATCGAGGGCGAGGTCAAGGGCGGCGGGCTGATGGGCAACCGCAAGGCCAAGGCCTGGGACGAATATGTCGCGCGCTGGGACGCCCGCACCGCCAGCGAGAACGGCATCCTGGACGAATTCCTGCGCCTGTTCGCCGAGGCCTATCGCAAGGCCCATGACGGCGGACCTGGCGGGGGCGCGCCGTGA
- a CDS encoding type VI secretion system ImpA family N-terminal domain-containing protein: MADFNVLEPLANEPPCGPDLEAQEDDAFLDYYYEAESRLPERYFIPGNPGDRREDRLFDPRSVDLGAEAAAIRALLARSRDLRLLSLLARFQILAGRLEDFTATVEDMAAALAQWPHDLHPQGSARRAAIEALNAQATAVMPLMHLSVVPNGEVTLRRYMVVTGKASPRESEQDLAGSDFLGALRSDANLRAVTQVHERLSRLLDALHRIAALAAGQGFRPDLAALRDAAAEMQGMIAAARPELPPWQAAAEAEAPVPAADPTVADAPAPLPAPPASERPVPDRAAAEAALDAARAWLAVQEPSSPALMLVAQARALIGRPLVEALEMLMPQQAGAAVLRIGQGTPFALPMERLKALTQAGLEGRPAVTPTPAAPPPIARRADLVATLQGVEGYFAAHEPASPVPLLLAKARDMLHKRFDAIVAELLAQAGSGGET; the protein is encoded by the coding sequence TTGGCTGATTTCAACGTGCTGGAACCCCTGGCCAACGAGCCGCCCTGCGGTCCCGACCTGGAGGCGCAGGAGGACGACGCCTTCCTCGACTATTACTACGAGGCGGAATCGCGCCTGCCCGAGCGTTACTTCATCCCCGGCAATCCCGGCGACCGGCGCGAGGACCGGCTGTTTGACCCGCGCTCGGTCGATCTGGGGGCCGAGGCGGCGGCGATCCGGGCGCTGCTGGCGCGGTCGCGCGACCTGCGGCTGCTGAGCCTCTTGGCGCGGTTCCAGATCCTGGCCGGGCGGCTCGAGGATTTCACCGCCACGGTCGAGGACATGGCGGCAGCTCTGGCGCAATGGCCGCATGATCTGCACCCGCAGGGCAGCGCGCGCCGCGCCGCCATCGAGGCGCTGAACGCCCAGGCGACCGCGGTGATGCCGCTCATGCACCTGTCGGTGGTGCCGAACGGCGAAGTGACGTTGCGTCGCTATATGGTGGTGACCGGCAAGGCCAGCCCGCGCGAATCCGAACAGGACCTGGCGGGCTCGGACTTCCTGGGCGCGCTGCGTTCGGACGCCAATCTGCGCGCGGTGACGCAGGTGCACGAACGGCTGTCGCGGCTGCTGGACGCGCTGCACCGCATCGCGGCGCTGGCGGCGGGGCAGGGCTTCCGCCCCGATCTGGCCGCGCTGCGCGATGCGGCGGCCGAGATGCAGGGCATGATCGCCGCCGCCCGGCCCGAGCTGCCGCCCTGGCAGGCCGCGGCCGAAGCCGAAGCGCCCGTTCCCGCCGCGGACCCGACCGTCGCCGATGCGCCGGCGCCGCTGCCCGCCCCTCCGGCAAGCGAGCGCCCGGTCCCCGACCGCGCCGCGGCCGAGGCGGCGCTGGACGCGGCGCGCGCCTGGCTGGCCGTGCAGGAGCCTTCTTCCCCGGCGCTGATGCTGGTCGCGCAGGCGCGCGCGCTGATCGGCCGCCCGCTGGTCGAGGCGCTGGAGATGCTGATGCCGCAGCAGGCCGGCGCCGCCGTGCTGCGCATCGGTCAGGGCACGCCCTTCGCCCTGCCGATGGAGCGGCTGAAGGCGCTGACCCAGGCCGGGCTGGAAGGCCGCCCCGCGGTCACGCCCACGCCCGCCGCGCCGCCGCCGATCGCCCGCCGCGCCGATCTGGTCGCCACGCTGCAAGGCGTCGAGGGCTATTTCGCCGCCCACGAACCGGCCAGCCCGGTGCCGTTGCTTCTGGCCAAGGCGCGTGACATGCTGCACAAGCGTTTTGACGCCATCGTGGCGGAATTGCTTGCCCAGGCGGGTTCCGGCGGGGAAACTTAG
- the tssG gene encoding type VI secretion system baseplate subunit TssG, which yields MTAPGFLALLRRLERESGAKPRIGRSTRRAQDIADIGQDPRLAFPAEDLAGVRTDGARPRIRAQFTGFFGPQGALPLNTTEEVLRWQDAGEDAFVAFTDMLSARFYQLFFRAWSDAHAITQHDRPDQDRFQSYVGAVAGIGSPAFRQHDDFPDIARLPLVPVFGGRVRSGVRLRQLLDGYFGFPVTVQEHVTSWLEFEPDELRGLGRGGALGRDSYLGARLQSVNEKICIRLDLPDAAAYRSFLPGQPRHGQLAALVYWYLGKCLDVDLALALPADRIPAATLGGDAAIGWLAAMRPEGLPQSAAPIEVARFALGRDAGQHSAKGH from the coding sequence ATGACCGCGCCCGGCTTCCTTGCGCTGCTGCGCCGGCTGGAGCGCGAATCCGGCGCCAAGCCGCGCATCGGCCGCAGCACGCGGCGGGCGCAGGACATCGCCGACATCGGCCAGGACCCGCGCCTGGCCTTTCCGGCCGAGGATCTGGCCGGCGTCCGGACCGACGGCGCCCGCCCGCGCATCCGCGCGCAGTTCACCGGCTTCTTCGGCCCGCAAGGCGCGTTGCCGCTGAACACGACCGAGGAGGTGCTGCGCTGGCAGGACGCGGGCGAGGATGCCTTCGTCGCCTTCACCGACATGCTGTCGGCGCGGTTCTATCAGCTGTTCTTTCGCGCCTGGTCCGACGCCCATGCCATCACCCAGCACGACCGCCCCGACCAGGACCGCTTCCAGTCCTATGTCGGCGCGGTGGCGGGGATCGGCTCGCCCGCCTTCCGCCAGCACGACGATTTCCCCGACATTGCGCGCCTGCCGCTGGTGCCGGTCTTTGGCGGTCGGGTGCGCAGCGGTGTGCGGCTGCGGCAATTGCTCGACGGCTATTTCGGCTTTCCGGTGACGGTGCAGGAACACGTCACCAGCTGGCTGGAGTTCGAGCCGGACGAGCTGCGCGGCCTGGGCCGCGGCGGGGCGCTGGGGCGCGACAGCTATCTGGGCGCGCGGCTGCAATCGGTGAACGAAAAGATCTGCATCCGGCTGGACCTGCCCGATGCCGCGGCCTACCGCAGCTTCCTGCCCGGCCAGCCGCGCCATGGCCAGCTGGCGGCGCTGGTCTATTGGTATCTGGGCAAATGCCTGGACGTGGATCTGGCGCTGGCGCTGCCGGCCGACCGCATTCCCGCCGCCACCCTGGGCGGCGATGCCGCCATCGGCTGGCTTGCCGCCATGCGCCCCGAGGGCCTGCCCCAGAGCGCCGCCCCGATTGAAGTCGCCCGTTTCGCGCTTGGCCGCGATGCGGGCCAGCATTCCGCGAAAGGCCATTGA
- the tssC gene encoding type VI secretion system contractile sheath large subunit — translation MAQKQQAEAAGSLTGLDEFSDILKQTIKPRTDIAAKEVDNAVVALVREALDDETLIAEDVIDTIDAMLSKLDQKLTEQLNEVIHNEEFQKLESSWRGLAYTINHSETDASLRVKVMNVSKKELQQMFRRYPGAKWDKSPLNMRVYEAEFGTLGGKPFGALIGDFYFDHSTADVALLRDMSKIAAAAHAPFISAAAPELLGMDSWTELGTPPDLSEIFDTPDYAAWNGLRDSENSRYVALTMPRVLAREPYGQNSNSVVEEFNFEEETDGHAGQKYSWMNAAHALAVNINRAHKEHGWTVQIRGVQSGGEVLNLPTHNFDTGDGSKDLKCPTEVSITDRREAELSKAGMIGLIHRKHTDKAAFIGAQTLYRPKKYVDDQATASDNMSSRLPYIFAVSRFSHYLKCMVRDKIGQSPDRLQLQTQLQTWINKYVSGNPESATEREKAKKPLAGAKVEVVEDEENPGYYMGKFYLKPHFQLEGMDVGMSLVSKLPKGK, via the coding sequence ATGGCGCAGAAACAGCAGGCCGAGGCCGCAGGCAGCCTGACCGGCCTTGACGAATTCTCGGACATCCTGAAGCAGACCATCAAGCCGCGCACCGACATCGCCGCGAAAGAGGTCGACAATGCCGTGGTCGCGCTGGTGCGCGAGGCGCTGGACGACGAGACCCTGATCGCCGAGGACGTGATCGACACCATCGACGCGATGCTGTCGAAGCTGGACCAGAAGCTGACCGAGCAGCTGAACGAGGTCATCCACAACGAGGAATTCCAGAAGCTGGAATCGTCGTGGCGCGGGCTAGCCTATACCATCAACCACTCCGAGACCGACGCCTCGCTGCGCGTGAAGGTGATGAACGTCTCGAAGAAGGAACTGCAGCAGATGTTCCGGCGCTATCCCGGCGCCAAATGGGACAAGTCGCCGCTGAACATGCGCGTCTACGAGGCCGAATTCGGCACCCTGGGCGGCAAGCCCTTCGGCGCGCTGATCGGCGACTTCTACTTCGACCATTCGACGGCCGATGTGGCGCTGCTGCGCGATATGTCCAAGATCGCCGCCGCGGCGCATGCGCCCTTCATCTCGGCCGCCGCGCCCGAGCTTCTGGGCATGGACAGCTGGACCGAGCTCGGCACGCCGCCCGACCTGTCGGAAATCTTCGACACGCCAGATTACGCCGCCTGGAACGGGCTGCGCGACAGCGAGAATTCGCGCTATGTCGCGCTGACCATGCCGCGCGTTCTGGCGCGCGAGCCCTACGGCCAAAACTCGAATTCCGTGGTCGAGGAATTCAACTTCGAGGAAGAGACCGACGGCCACGCCGGTCAGAAATATTCCTGGATGAATGCCGCCCATGCGCTGGCGGTGAACATCAACCGCGCGCACAAGGAACACGGCTGGACCGTGCAGATCCGCGGCGTGCAGTCGGGCGGCGAGGTGCTGAACCTGCCCACGCATAATTTCGACACCGGCGACGGGTCCAAGGATCTGAAATGCCCGACCGAGGTGTCGATCACGGACCGGCGCGAGGCCGAGCTGTCCAAGGCCGGGATGATCGGCCTGATCCATCGCAAGCACACCGACAAGGCGGCGTTCATCGGTGCGCAGACGCTGTATCGGCCCAAGAAATACGTCGATGACCAGGCGACGGCCTCGGACAATATGTCCTCGCGGTTGCCCTATATCTTCGCGGTGTCACGCTTCAGTCACTATCTGAAGTGCATGGTGCGCGACAAGATCGGGCAAAGCCCGGACCGGCTGCAATTGCAGACCCAGTTGCAGACCTGGATCAACAAATACGTCTCGGGCAACCCCGAGAGCGCGACCGAGCGCGAGAAGGCCAAGAAACCCTTGGCCGGTGCGAAGGTGGAAGTGGTGGAGGACGAAGAGAACCCCGGCTACTACATGGGGAAATTCTACCTGAAACCGCACTTCCAGCTGGAAGGCATGGATGTCGGCATGTCGCTGGTCTCCAAGCTGCCGAAAGGCAAGTAA
- the yjfF gene encoding galactofuranose ABC transporter, permease protein YjfF: protein MNTRALPLYATVVIFLLAYLLCWLQFSNILSTRVVGNLLTDNAYLGIVAVGMTLVILSGGIDLSVGSVIAFSGVFIAVILRETSLHPLVVFALLLALTTAFGAAMGFLIDRLAMPAFIVTLAGMFLARGAAYMLSIDSVPIAHPFYKTLQSAYWLMPGKGRLTLIGVVMLLTVLAGMVVAHKTRFGASVYALGGGEATARLMGVRQGRTTMLVYAFSGLMAGLSGIVFSIYTGSGYSLATVGTELTAIAAVVIGGTLLTGGAGYMFGTLVGVLTMGLIQTYIVFDGTLSSWWTKIVIGVLLLVFILLQKGLLKLSQSRLA, encoded by the coding sequence ATGAACACCCGCGCCCTGCCGCTTTACGCGACCGTCGTGATCTTCCTGCTGGCTTACCTGCTGTGCTGGCTGCAATTCTCGAACATCCTGTCCACGCGGGTGGTGGGCAACCTGCTGACCGACAATGCCTATCTGGGCATCGTCGCGGTCGGCATGACGCTGGTGATCCTGTCGGGCGGCATCGACCTGTCGGTGGGCAGCGTCATCGCCTTTTCCGGCGTCTTCATCGCCGTGATCCTGCGCGAGACGTCACTGCACCCGCTGGTGGTCTTTGCCCTGCTGCTGGCGCTGACCACGGCTTTCGGCGCGGCCATGGGCTTTTTGATCGACCGGCTGGCCATGCCCGCCTTCATCGTCACGCTGGCCGGCATGTTCCTGGCGCGCGGCGCGGCCTATATGCTGTCGATCGACTCGGTGCCGATCGCGCATCCCTTCTACAAGACCCTGCAATCGGCCTATTGGCTGATGCCGGGCAAGGGCCGGCTGACGCTGATCGGGGTCGTCATGCTGCTGACCGTGCTGGCGGGCATGGTCGTCGCCCACAAGACCCGCTTCGGCGCATCCGTCTATGCGCTTGGCGGCGGCGAGGCCACGGCGCGGCTGATGGGTGTGCGGCAGGGGCGCACGACCATGCTGGTCTATGCGTTTTCCGGGCTGATGGCGGGACTGTCGGGGATCGTGTTCTCGATCTATACCGGCTCGGGCTATTCGCTGGCGACGGTGGGGACGGAGCTGACCGCCATCGCGGCGGTGGTGATCGGCGGCACGCTGCTGACCGGGGGCGCGGGCTATATGTTCGGCACGCTGGTCGGCGTGCTGACCATGGGGCTGATCCAGACCTACATCGTCTTCGACGGCACGCTGTCGAGCTGGTGGACCAAGATCGTCATCGGCGTGCTGCTGCTGGTGTTCATCCTGCTGCAGAAGGGGCTGCTGAAACTGTCGCAATCCCGTCTGGCGTGA